In one Arachis duranensis cultivar V14167 chromosome 9, aradu.V14167.gnm2.J7QH, whole genome shotgun sequence genomic region, the following are encoded:
- the LOC107463943 gene encoding F-box/FBD/LRR-repeat protein At5g56420-like: MGTDIISSLPNSLLCHILSFLPTIDAVGTSFLSRRWRHLWKDLQAFDFDTQRIGNNERFVSFVDTVLSQRRFSDIRKLRLICGAHLDSGNAVGRWVRAALGPCLQEMHLLLYGDVSSNYVDEIFTCASLVSLTLVANLVLNNISSVHLPLLKNLSLGPDVPVDLNLISACPALEYLYFIFDASFYPNIHLLSPSLKRLRLIEARERDFDDPIITEIQIDAPNLEYLRIYLEESCVRTLVISDFPNMMEASIDIAPKAEHVDWVPKLLQALSKTKKLALGGFTTQCLVKAPNLHFPEFSYLCQLRICIRSFNSGVLIKLLCCCPKLQVLKIDNNGVQYFGDQTPRTEPSSWTQPASVPNCVRSHLNILEFRRYPDSLEEREFLAYILQNALVLKTFIIYTNIGSFEKEKEHILNEISVLPRGSSICQVEEFTYGKCFFLSSGGYKGDDSYCFSMEL; this comes from the exons ATGGGCACAGACATCATCAGCAGCCTACCAAACTCGTTGTTGTGCCACATCCTCTCATTCCTCCCAACCATAGATGCCGTGGGCACCAGCTTCTTGTCTCGCCGGTGGCGCCACCTCTGGAAGGATCTCCAAGCCTTTGATTTTGATACCCAACGCATTGGGAACAATGAGAGATTCGTGTCTTTTGTGGACACAGTTCTATCCCAGCGCAGGTTTTCCGACATCCGAAAGCTCCGCCTCATATGTGGGGCACACTTAGATAGCGGCAATGCCGTCGGAAGGTGGGTGCGAGCTGCTCTGGGGCCTTGCCTTCAAGAAATGCATCTCCTTTTGTATGGTGATGTTAGTAGCAACTATGTTGATGAAATATTCACATGTGCTTCGCTTGTTTCTCTCACCCTGGTGGCTAATCTTGTTTTGAATAATATATCTTCGGTTCATTTGCCTCTACTCAAGAATTTATCACTGGGCCCAGACGTACCTGTTGACCTCAACCTCATATCTGCCTGCCCTGCTCTTGAATATCTTTACTTCATTTTTGATGCATCGTTTTATCCTAACATTCACTTGCTCTCCCCCTCTTTGAAGAGGCTAAGATTAATAGAGGCAAGAGAAAGAGACTTTGATGATCCCATAATCACTGAGATTCAAATAGACGCCCCGAATCTTGAGTACCTCCGCATATACCTTGAAGAATCGTGTGTAAGGACTTTAGTCATCAGTgattttcccaacatgatggaAGCTTCTATTGATATTGCTCCCAAGGCTGAGCATGTTGATTGGGTACCCAAACTTCTCCAGGCACTCTCCAAGACAAAGAAGCTGGCTTTGGGGGGATTTACCACCCAG TGCTTGGTCAAAGCTCCAAATTTACACTTCCCAGAATTTAGCTACTTATGTCAACTGAGGATTTGTATTAGAAGTTTCAACTCTGGAGTCCTAATAAAACTGCTTTGCTGCTGCCCTAAGCTTCAAGTACTCAAAATTGATAACAATGGG GTACAGTATTTTGGTGACCAAACTCCCCGTACTGAACCTAGCAGTTGGACACAGCCAGCCAGTGTACCTAATTGTGTTAGGTCACACTTGAACATTCTTGAATTTAGAAGATACCCAGACTCATTAGAGGAACGTGAATTTTTGGCTTATATCTTGCAAAATGCACTTGTTTTAAAGACATTTATAATTTACACTAACATTGGTTCATTTGAAAAGGAGAAAGAGCATATCCTTAATGAAATATCTGTCTTACCGAGGGGCTCTAGCATATGCCAAGTTGAAGAATTCACGTATGGCAAATG tttttttctttcctcaGGCGGCTATAAAGGAGATGATTCCTATTGCTTCAGCATGGAACTGTGA
- the LOC107463944 gene encoding 1-aminocyclopropane-1-carboxylate oxidase 1 translates to MPEAVVDFRAPPPSPVASGRRSSVTNDEVLTEFLESSLRVPDLVLPDKFFPKQKLLETPPKVDFVSLCFHRDEAECDAVLDAMAKIGCFQLMNHGIPRELVVSAAEAAAGVFGVPPVKREALMRSPEKPWGYEEYHGGEEEEEEEGSEMCEEFVWCREDELKLNMEGISPIGYPNFSKKMEKLMLRIETVAEKILPVILEKIPRKIEVDDMDLVHHGHDVGTVCCIYKHCRDNREDQWPNSLKYDVIRMLIRGTDYSHSLGFHVCDGSTEFHVYSKKSWLSFCPEEGAIIITGGDETQRMSDGHYKHVIGRPIFRGKNEDSISMAFLYHPTNAKNDIQTNSGRTISLAQQAILAIILTLMYHVLISVTKFLN, encoded by the exons ATGCCGGAAGCCGTCGTCGATTTCCGCGCTCCGCCGCCGTCTCCGGTAGCCTCAGGACGGCGATCGTCGGTAACTAATGACGAAGTTTTAACGGAGTTTCTAGAATCCTCGCTCCGCGTCCCTGATCTCGTGTTGCCCGATAAGTTCTTCCCGAAACAGAAGCTTCTAGAAACTCCGCCAAAGGTCGACTTCGTTTCTCTTTGTTTTCACCGTGACGAGGCGGAATGCGATGCCGTTTTGGACGCCATGGCGAAAATCGGGTGCTTCCAGCTCATGAACCACGGGATTCCGAGGGAGCTCGTGGTGTCTGCTGCGGAGGCCGCCGCCGGAGTGTTCGGTGTGCCGCCCGTGAAGAGAGAGGCTTTGATGAGGTCACCGGAGAAGCCTTGGGGTTATGAAGAGTATCATggcggagaagaagaagaagaagaagaagggagtgAGATGTGTGAAGAGTTCGTGTGGTGCAGAGAAGACGAGTTGAAGTTGAATATGGAGGGAATTTCGCCTATTGGATATCCAAATTTCAG CAAGAAAATGGAAAAACTCATGCTACGCATCGAGACTGTGGCCGAGAAAATTTTACCGGTGATACTGGAAAAGATTCCAAGAAAAATTGAAGTTGATGATATGGATTTGGTTCATCATGGGCATGATGTTGGAACAGTATGTTGTATATATAAGCATTGCAGAGATAATAGAGAAGATCAATGGCCTAACTCCTTAAAATATGATGTGATTAGAATGCTGATTAGGGGAACGGATTACTCACACTCATTGGGTTTTCATGTATGCGATGGATCTACAGAGTTCCATGTTTACTCTAAGAAAAGTTGGCTCTCTTTCTGTCCAGAAGAAGGTGCCATTATAATCACCGGTGGTGATGAAACTCAG AGAATGAGTGATGGGCATTACAAGCACGTTATTGGGAGGCCAATATTTAGAGGCAAGAATGAAGACAGCATTTCAATGGCCTTCCTCTATCATCCTACCAATGCCAAAAACGATATTCAAACCAATAGTGGAAGAACTATTTCGCTTGCCCAGCAAGCCATTTTGGCTATAATTTTGACCCTTATGTATCACGTCCTGATTTCTGTAACCAAATTTTTGAACTAG